From the genome of Tsukamurella pulmonis:
CCGCGGAGGGCATCACGAAGACGGCGGTCATCTTCGTCGGGAAGGTGCTCGACGCGGAGGTCTTCGAGGAGAGCTATCTGTACTCCGCGCGCCGGTTGCGCGCCCCGGGAGCGAGCCACTGATGCGCCGGGTGCTGATCCTCGGGGGGACCGCCGAGGCGCGAGAGCTGGCGAGGTCGCTCCACGAGGATGCGCGGTTCACGGTGATCAGCTCGCTCGCCGGCCGGGTCGTGGATCCGCGGCTGCCGGTGGGGCAGACACGGATCGGAGGGTTCGGCGGACCGTCGGGCCTGGCGGCGTTCCTGACTGAGCACCGCATCGACGTGCTGGTCGATGCCACGCATCCCTTCGCGGCGACGATCTCCCGCAACGCGGCGCGGGCGGCGGACGACGCCGGTGTTCCCGCGCTGGCGGTGCTGCGCCCGCAGTGGGAACCGCTACCGGGTGACCGCTGGTCGCGGGTGCCGACGGTGGCGGCCGCCGCCGGGGCGCTGGCGGGCCGCGACGGCGGCCGGGCGATGCTCACCACCGGCAGGCAGGACGCGCACGAGTTCGCGACGCTCGATCACTGGTGGTTCCTGATCCGGGTGGTCGACGCTCCGTCGGGGCCGCTGCCGGCGCACCACGAGCTGCTGCGTGCCCGCGGACCGTACACTCCCGATGCGGAACGGGCTCTCCTTCGCGCGCACGACGTGGATGTCCTGATCACCAAGAACAGCGGCGGGGATCTGGTGTCCGCCAAGCTCGCCGCGGCCCGGGAGCTCGGCATCGAGGTGCTCATGGTCGAGCGCCCCGACCGGCCGTCGGAGGTGCCCGCGGTGCCGACCGCCGAGGCGGCCTACGCCGCGCTCCTCGCCGACGCCTGAGTCATCGCCGCGAAGCACAACCAGAAGTTGTCGATCCCGCCGGTTTTCGAGCGGCAGAGCGGAGTTCGCGCCCCTACGATGGCGGTGTGGGCCTGCAAGCCCCCGAACGCTACGACGAGGAGACGCGCATGACGAACATCGACATCCCGAGCCCGGTCGGGGAATTCATCGACTCCGTGAACGCCGGCGACGAGGCCGCCTTCCTCGACGCCTTCACCGCGGACGGCTTCATCGACGACTGGGGTCGTGTCTTCGGCGACCGCGCCGCGATGCAGGGGTGGAGCGCGAAGGAGTTCATCGGCGCCAAGGGTGTCCTGACGCCCGAGAAGGTCACCGTCGACGGCGATACCGTCACGGTGGTGGGCGACTGGCGCAGCACGCACGCCAACGGGCTGAGCGAGTTCACCTTCGCGGTCGCGGGGGATCGCCTCAGGTCCATGACGATTCGCGAGGGCTGACGACCGTGCGGACGATCATCATCGTCACCCTCGGGATCGTGGTGGCGCTGATCTTCCTGGCGGTGGGGCGCAGGTCGGCGGCGATCGGCCCGCAGCGCGCGGCCATCGCCTTCGTCGTGCTGTGGACCCTCGCGATGATCGGCAACCTCGCCGTCGGCGTCTCGCACGGCTACACCGTCGCCGAGGAGCTGCCGATCCTGCTGGTCAACGTGGTGCCCGGCGCGATCGTCGCCCTGGTCGGCGCGCGCCTGCTCACTCGAGAAGCGCACTGACGGCGGCGCGGCGCCGTGCGAGCTCGTCCAGGTCCGCATCGATCCGGGACAGCGCGGCCCGCATCGTCGCCTCGACCGTGGGGCACAGCTCGACGGTCCGCTCGTCCCGCGCGCACGGCAGGATGACGCGGATCGCCTCGGTGTCGAAGCCCGCGTCGAGCAGTCCCCGGATGCGCCGCACCTGCGCCGGCGCGGCGGCGCCGTAGACGCGGTAGCCGGCGTGCGTGCGGGCCGACGCGAGGAGCCCCTTCTCCTCGTAGTACCGGAGCGAGCGCGCGCTCGCACCGGTGAGCTCGGACAACTGACCGATCAGCATCTCGCCCTTGACCTTCACACCGGTGGCAACCCGCACACTGCACGCATGTATTCCGATGATGCGAGCGCGATCCTGTCCGAGACCCACTACGAGATCGTCGACGACGGACGCCCCGGCCCGGTCGTCGCTCTCGCCCACGGGGCCGGCGGCGGCGTGCGGGAGAACTTCGGGCCCCTGATCGACGGCGTGTCCGATCGCCGGTTCGTCGGGCCGTACTGGCCCGGTTCCGGCGGTACCCCGCGGACCGACCGGCCGCTCGAGATCGACGAACTGGCCGACGCGGTCGTCGCGGCGGCGGTCGACGCGGGCGCGGAGCGGTTCCCCGTCGTCGGGCTCTCCCTCGGCGCCGCGATCGCCGTCACCGCGGCACTCCGTCACCCCGAGCACGTCTCCGCGCTGGTCCTGACGGTCGGACTGGCCTGCGCCGACTTCCGCGTGCGCACCGCGACCGACACGATCGGTGCCTTGGCCGCCGCGGGCGCGTGGGACGCACTCGCGGCGTACGTGCTCGGCGCCGCGTCCTCGGAGACGACCCTGCGCGCGCTGACGGACGAACAGCTCGAGCGGGCGCGCGTCGAGGTCCGCGACGGCATGCCGGCCGGTGCGCCCGACCAGATGGAGGTGGCGGGCCGGGTCGACGTGACCGGGCTCCTGCCCCGCGTGAGCGTGCCGACTCTGGTCGCCGTGTCCGGCGGCGACCGCCTCGTGCCCGTCGACATCGGCCGGCGTTTCGCCGAGATCCCGGGTGCCCGGTTGGTCGAGTACCCCGACGCGGGGCACGTCTTCACCCCGGCGGAAGCGGCGGTGTGGACGGCCGACGTGGCGGAGTTCCTGCGCGCGCTCGCGTGAGCGCGGCATGATCGAGGAATGAGTACAGCGGTGCTGGCCCTGCACTGGCAGGTGAACGTGATCGAGCCGGAGGGCTTCTTCGGCCCGATGCTGGCCGCTCCGGTCGCGGAGTCCGGCGTCGTGGACCGGGCCGCGGCCTTCCACGACCTCGCGCTGGCGGCGGGCGTCCCGGTGATCTTCACCCGGTTCACCGTCCCGGAGGACGAGGGCGAGCTGGTCCGGAACACGGGCTTCATGCAGGCGGTCGCGGAAGCGCAGGAATCCTTCCGGCCCCACTCGGACGGCGCCCGGATCATCGCGGCCATGGCCGATCAGCCGACCGCGGTCTACGACAACCAGCGCCTGTCCGGGCTCGCGGGCCCCGCCACGGGGTGGCTCGCCGAGCACGGTGTCGACACGCTCTACATCACGGGCGTCGCGACCAATCTCACCGTCGAGCAGACCGCCCGGCACGCCACCGATCTCGGCCTGGTCGTGCACGTCGTCGCAGACTGCGTCGCCGCCGCCGATCCCGCGGTGCACGCCGCCTCGCTGGCGAACCTCGACCTCACCACGGCGGGCAGGGTCACCGCCGAGGAGGCGGCGGCGCACTTCGCCGCCGGCTGAGGGCAGCGGTCAGCGCAGCTTCGCGCCGTACGCGTGGGTGATCGTCAGGACGAGCAGGACGCGCCGATCGGCGACCATCACGGCGCGGTACTCGTCCCAGTCCGGGTGCTCGCCGGCCCCGCGGCGGTAGTAGTCGACGAGCGCATCGACCTCGGGCCCGTCGGGGTCCGTACCGGGCCCGATGAGTTCGGCGGTGCCCTCGGCCGTGGCCCACGTATACCCGTCGGGGCTCGTGAACTCGACGGCGGCGCGCGGATCGCGCCGCAGGTTCGCCTCCTTGGCGCGCCCCGCCGTCATCGAGACCAGGATCCGGTCGCCCTCGGCGTCGTACACCGCGGTGACGGGGGAGAGCTGCGGCATCCCACTGGCCCGCAGTGTCGCGAGGACACCGATGCGGGTGGCGGCGATGAGGGCGCGGGGGTCGAACTCGGTCGGGGCCATGACCGGTCCAACACCGCCCCGCGCCCGGCTGTTCCGGGACCGGGCTACGCGCCCTCGCAGATCCTGATCTCGCGGACGGCGCCGTCGCCGAGCGCCGCGAGCGCCTCCTGGTAGGCGGGGGAGTCGTGCGTCGCGACGGCCTGCTCGAGACTGTCGAACTCGATGACCGTCGTGCGCTCGACCGTGCCCGCCTCATAGGCGACGGCCGCCTGGCCGCGGACGATGAACCGCCCGCCGCCCTCGATGATCGCGGGGCCGCCGATGGCCGCGTACGCCGCCATCTTCTCGGGGTCCTTGATCTCCTGGTAGAACGCGATCCAGTAGGCCTTCGCCATGATTCCTCCTCGGTTGTGCGCGGTGTTCTCAGTACCGGCGCGGGGTGTGCACGATCCGCCCGCCGGAGCGTTCGGTGATCTCGGTGCGCGACGAGCCGACGATCAGCAGGCAGCGCATGTCCACCTGCTCGGGGTCGAGTGCACCGAGCGTGGTCACGGTCAGCGACTCCTCGGGCGAACCGACCGCGCGGCCGACGATCACGACCGTCTCGGGGGAGCGCTCCTCGAGCAGCACCTCGCGCATGCGCACCAGCTGCTCACGGCGGGTCTTCGACGCCGGGTTGTACACGGCGAGCGCCAGGTCCGCGGCGGCCACGGCGCGCAGGCGCTGCTCGATGACCTCCCAGGGCTTGAGGTAGTCGGAGAGGGAGAGCACCGCGTAGTCGTGGCCCAGCGGCGCACCGACCCGGCTGGCGACGGCGTTGGCCGCCGTCATGCCGGGGAGCACCCGGACGGGCACGGCGTGGAAGGCGGGATCGGCCGCGACCTCCGCGACGGCGGACGCCATGGCGAACACGCCGGGGTCGCCCGAACTGACGACGGCGACGCGGGCACCGGCCGCGGCGAGCTCCAGTGCGTGGCGGGCACGCTCGGCCTCCACCCGGTTGTCGGAAGGGTGCACCCGCTGCCCCGGGCGGGGCCGCACGCGGTCGGTGTAGGTCTGATAGCCGACGATGTCGGTCGCCTCGGCGAGCTCGTGCCGGACCTCGGGGGTGGTCCACGCCTCGTCGCCGGGGCCCAGCCCCACCACGACGACCTCGCCGCGCCCGCCCGACTGGGGTGTGGGCGCGTTGATCCGTCCCGGCACGAGCACGGTGGCGAAGTAGGGGACGTCCTCGGCGCTGACATCGCCCACCGCGAGCACGCGCTCGTCGGCCCGGCTCGCGCGTTCGACGTACCAGGCCGCGTCGTCCCGGTCGGCGTCGCGCAGCGCACCGCGGACGGTCGGGAAGGTCCTGCCCAGCTTCATGATCGCGGCCGCGTCAGTGTCGCCGAGACGGCGGCGCAGCTCGGTCGCGGGGAGTGTGCCGGGCAGCACGGTGAGGATCTCGTCGGCCTCCACGAGCGGCACGCCGGTGGCCGCCGCGGCGGCGCTGACGGAGGTCACGCCGGGAACGACGATGCACTCGAACCGGTCGCGCAGCCGCTTGTGCATGTGCATGTAGGAGCTGTAGAACATCGGATCGCCCTCGGCGAGCAGCGCGACGGTGCGTCCCGCCGACAGGTGCTCGGCGAGCTGCTCGGCGGCCTCGGTGTAGAAGTCGTCCAGTGCTCCGCGGTAGCCGCCGGGGTGGTCGGTGGTCTCGGTGGTCACCGGGTACATGAGCCGGATCTCGGTCTGCTCCTCGCGCAGGTACGGCGCGGCGCAGGCCCGTGCGTTCGAGCGGCCGTGGCGCGCACTGTGATAAGCCACGACATCGGCCTCGGCGATGAGTCGCGCCGCCTTGACGGTGACCAGTTCGGGATCACCGGGCCCCACGCCCACGCCGTACAGGACCCCTCGGCCGAGCCGAGAATCGTTACTGCTCACAGCTCCTCCTCCCGCGCCAGCGCGTTGAGCGCCGCCGCCGTGATCGCGCTGCCGCCGCGGCGGCCCAGCACGGTGATGTACTCGACGCCGAGTTCCGCCGCCTCGGCGACCAGCGCGTCCTTGGACTCCGCGGCACCGATGAACCCGACCGGAATCCCCACGATCACAGCGGGTCTCGGCGCACCGACGGCGAGCAGGTCGAGCAGGTGGAACAGGGCCGTGGGGGCGTTGCCGATCGCCACCACCGCGCCGGCCAGGCGCTCGCCCCACAATTCGAGCGCGGCGGCGCTGCGCGTGTTGCCGATCTCGGCGGCGAGCGCGGGAACGCGCGGATCGCGCAGGAGGCACAGCACGTCGTTGTCGGCGGGCAGCCGGGCGCGGGTGACGCCCTGCGCCACCATGTTCGCGTCCGTGAGGATCGGCGCCCCGGCGCGCAGCGCGGCCCGGCCGGCGGCGACGGCGCCGTCGGAGACGCGGATGTCGCGATCGAGGTCGGTCTGGCCCGCGGCGTGGATCATGCGGACCGCCACCGTCTCGGCGTCGGCCGCCAGCGTCGAGAGGTCCGCCTCGGCGCGGATCGTCGCGAACGATCGCCGGTAGATCTCGGCACCGTCGGTGAGGTAGTCGTGCACCCCGGAAGTCTATTCGGCGGGCTCGTCGGTCACGACCACCCGCCGGTGTTCTCCCGGCGGGGCGCCGCAACCGCGCTCGCAGGCGACGACGTGCACGCGCTCGTCCTCGTCGATGTCGCCGGCCAGCTCTTCTGCGTAGCCCAGCGAATCCCCCTGGGCGCGTGCGCATCCGTGATCGCCCACACAGGCGCTCACGCGCAGCAGCGGGGAGTTCGCGTCGAAGATCAGGCCCAACGGGGCGAACACCCGCACCACGGTCTCGGCCACGCCCTCGTCGAGTCCGTGCACGTGCAGCGTGCGCCACGGCGTGACGGTGATCGGGTGGTCCGCGGCCGCGACGAACTGCGCGGTGCGCGAGTCGAGCCGGCCGAGCGGGACGCCCATGCCGAGCGTCACCGTGCCGTCCGGGCGGTCGAACCACCCGACGGGGGGCGGCGACGGGGGCGCGGGCACCGTGCGGGGACCGGTCACCGCGCCGCCGAGCGCGGCGGCGATGCGCGCGGCACCGTCGGGCAGGTCCCGCACGCGCCATTCGTCGCCACGGAGGTCGAGGAAGGCCTGCGCGGCGTCGAGCAACGCCTCGACGGTGCCCGGCGCATCGGTCGGGAAGCCGTCCAGATGCAGGACGCCGGAACGGATCTCGGCGTCCGCGGCGAGGGCGGCCACGTCGCCGGCACCGTCGTCGAGGGCGAACAGGAACCGCCCGGGGAGCGCGGCGAGGCCGGCCCGCGCCACGAGCGCCCGGTCGAGCGCCGCGGCGGTCCCGCGAAGCTCGCCGGAGAACGGAGAGGCGACGATGTTGCGCACGCGCTCGTGCGTCACCGACGGCAGCAGGCCCGCATCGGCGAGGCGCTCCCGGACGGTGTCGAGGTCGTCGACCCCGCGCAGTTGGAGGTTGCCGCGGGAGGTCAGCTCCAGCGGCTCGCCGTCGGCGAGCTCCGCGAGAACGTTCAACTGGGCGGGTTCGACGGCACCGCCGGGCAGCCGCACCCGCACCAGGGCGCCGTCGGCCGCCGCGTGCGGTCGGAGGACGCCCGGGCAGGAGTCGGGCTGCTTCGGCTCCAGCGCGATCAGTCCTCGAAGTGGACCGGCGGGAGGGTGATGACGTGGCCGGCGTAGGCGAGGCCGGAACCGAACGCCATCACGAGCGCGGTCTGGCCGGGCTTGGCCTTGCCCGTGCGCAGGAGCTCCTCGACGGCGAGCGGGATGGACGCGGCGGAGGTGTTGCCGGTGGTCACGATGTCCTCGGCGACGACGCAGTCGTCGCGCAACTCGAGCGCCTTGATCAGGACCTGGGTGATGCGCAGGTTGGCCTGGTGCGGCACGAAGACGTCGATGTCCTTCGACGTGAGGCCGGCGAGCTTGAGCGCCTCCTGGCAGGCGGGGAGCAGCGCGGTGGCAGCCCAGCGGAAGACCTTGCGGCCCTCCATGCGCAGGAACGGGCGGACGGGTGCCTCGGTCGACGTGTCGTCGCGGAAGGCGTGGACCTCGTCGAAGTAGGTGCCGAAGTCCTTGTCCTGGAAGATCGCGGTGGTGAAGTCGCCGTCGGCGCCCCACGACACCTGCGAGATCCCGACCTCCTCGGACGGGCCCAGCACCGCGGCGCCGGCGCCGTCGGCGAAGATGAAGGCGCAGGTGCGGTCCTCGGGCGAGATGAGGTCCGAGAGCCGCTCGACGCCCACGACCACGACGTACTTCGCGGTACCGGCGCGGATCAGGTCGGTGCCCACGGCGGCTGCGGTCGTGAACCCCGAGCAGCCGGCCGTGATGTCGAACGCGGGGATGCCGACGCGCCCGAGCTCCTTGGCGATCTGCGGTGCCAGCGACGGGCCGAGCTCCAGGCGCGTATTCGTGGCGGAGATGACGCAGTCGATCTGCTCCGGGTCGATGCCCGACGCCTTCACCGCGCGCTCGGCGGCCTTGACCGACATCGCGAGGATGGTCTCGTCGTCCTCGGCGAAGTGCCGCGACTCGATGCCCGACCGGGTCTTGATCCACTCGTCGCTGGAGTCGATCTTGTCGACGATCTCGGAGTTCGGCACGACGCGCCGCGGACGGTAGGCGCCGATCCCGAGGTAGCTGACGTTCGACTGCTCAGCAGGCGCGGGAGGAGCGATCCGGGCGGGGGCGGTCATGCGTGGGTAACTCCGTTCGACAGGGCGGACCCGATGAACCATTCGGTTCATCGATCCGTCATTGGTAACATGAACCGAGCGGTTCAAACAAGCGCCGCCACGCCGCGTGGCGAATTCCACTCGCCGGTGGTTCCGCCGATTTCCGAAGAGACGAGGAGGGTCCGGCCCCGATGCCCGCCGCCCCCAAACCACGTCCCCGCCCCCGGGTCCGACTGGTCAACACCGCCCTGAACCTGGTCGGCCGCCACGGCTTCGCCGATGCCGGGCTGGCCGAGCTGACCGCGCAGTCGCAGGCGTCGAAGAATTCGCTGTACCAGTACTTCCCCGGCGGCAAGGCCGAGCTGGTGGAGGCGTCCACCTCGCTCGCCGGCCGCCGGCTGCTGCGCTACATCGACGCCGCCACCAGCAAGGGTGAGCCGCACGAGTGGATCGGCCGGTTCATCGAGTTGTGGAAGCGCGTGCTGGTCCGCTCCGAGTTCCAGGTCGGGTGCCCGCTGCTCGCCGCCGCGCTGGCCGACGGTGCGCCGCGCGTGCAGGACGCGGCCACGGCGGCCTACACCGAGTGCGAGCGCCGGTTCGCGGCGGCGCTGGTGGACTACGGCGTCGATGAGCGCGGCGCGATGATCTTCGCCTCGGTGTTCATGAGCTCGATCGAGGGCGCCGTGGCGCGGGCGCGCGCCGCGCGCGACATCTATCCGCTCACCGACGTGTACCTGTCGATGACCGCACTGCTGGACCTGACCATGGCCGCGCCCGACGTGGTGCGGGGGGCTACAGTCGCCGAATGACCGTCGCCGGATACACCCATTGGATGGACGACTGCTACACGGTCGATTCCGAGAGCCTGCGCGCGTACGGCCGGGCCACCCGTTCGCCCCATGTGCCCTACGCGGGCAGCCGGGTCGTGCCCAAGGACACCCCGGTGCCGCCGCTGATCGTCGCCGATCCCGTGTTCAAGGTGGCGGCGCGGTTGCTGTCCGAGCAGATCGAGGGTTTCAACGTCGGCCGCCTGCTGCACGTCTCGCAGACCGTCCGGCAGGTCGAGCCGATCCGCATCGGTGACGTCGCCTCGCTCGGCGCGCGCATCGCCGAGCGGGTCACCCGGGCGGGCATCGATCTGTTCACCGTCGACTGCGTGGTGCAGGTGGACGACGAGGTGCGCATCGAGACCTCCAGCGTGGTGGCCTACGCGGGCGGCGATACGGACACCTCGGCGGTGGACGCCGCCGCGCCCGGCATCGTCATGCACGGCGCCGTGTCCTGAGAACGGACCGCTGCGGTACCCGTGGCGGGCCGGAGGGGCCCGACCGATCGCACACTAGGGTTGGTGCGGTGATCCTCCTCCTCTCGACCTCGGACACCGACCTCCTCAGCGCGAAGGCCAGCGGCGCGGACTACCGCTGGGCCAACCCCGCGCGCATCAGCGTCGACCTCGACCTGCCGGGCCTGCTCGACGGCGCCGACATCGTGGTGGTGCGGATCCTCGGCGGACGCCGGTACTGGGAGAGCGGCCTCGACGCCCTCGCCGCGAGCGGCAAGCCGGTGGTCGTGGTCTCGGGGGAGCAGGCGCCCGACGCCGACCTGATGGAGGCCTCGACGGTGGCCGCCGGCGTCGCCACACAGGCGCACGCGTACCTCGCCGAGGGCGGGCCGGAGAACCTGGAACAGCTGTACCACTTCCTCTCGGACACGGTGCTGCTCACCGGGAACGGCTTCGCGCCGCCCGTCGCGGCGCCGCAGTGGGGCCTCGTGCCACGTGAGCACGCGGGCGACGGCCCGCGGATCGGCGTCCTGTACTACCGAGCCCAGCATCTGGCGGGCAACACCGCCTACATCGACGCCCTGGCGTCGGCGATCGAGGCCAAAGGCGCTGTCGCCCTACCCGTCTTCTGCGCCTCGCTGCGCACGGCCGACGACGCCCTGTTCACCGAGCTGGCCACCCTGGACGCCCTCGTCGTGACGGTTCTCGCGGCCGGCGGGGTCAACGCCGCGGGCGCCGCGGCGGGCGGCGACGACGAATCCTGGGACATCGGCCGGCTGGCGGCGCTGGACATCCCGATCCTGCAGGCGCTCGCACTCACCACGTCGCGCGCGCAGTGGGAGAGCAGCGACGACGGGCTGAGCCCGCTCGACGTGGCGACCCAGGTCGCGATCCCCGAGTTCGACGGCCGCATCATCACGGTGCCCTTCTCCTTCAAGGAGATCGGCGACGACGGCCTGCCCGCGTACGTCCCCGACGCCGAGCGCGCCGACCGCGTCGCGGGCCTCGCCCTGCGTCACGCCCGCCTGCGCACGATTCCCAACGCCGACAAGCGCATCGCGCTCATGCTGTCGGCGTACCCCACCAAGCACGCCCGCATCGGCAACGCTGTCGGCCTGGACACGCC
Proteins encoded in this window:
- a CDS encoding cobalt-precorrin-6A reductase — encoded protein: MRRVLILGGTAEARELARSLHEDARFTVISSLAGRVVDPRLPVGQTRIGGFGGPSGLAAFLTEHRIDVLVDATHPFAATISRNAARAADDAGVPALAVLRPQWEPLPGDRWSRVPTVAAAAGALAGRDGGRAMLTTGRQDAHEFATLDHWWFLIRVVDAPSGPLPAHHELLRARGPYTPDAERALLRAHDVDVLITKNSGGDLVSAKLAAARELGIEVLMVERPDRPSEVPAVPTAEAAYAALLADA
- a CDS encoding nuclear transport factor 2 family protein, with translation MGLQAPERYDEETRMTNIDIPSPVGEFIDSVNAGDEAAFLDAFTADGFIDDWGRVFGDRAAMQGWSAKEFIGAKGVLTPEKVTVDGDTVTVVGDWRSTHANGLSEFTFAVAGDRLRSMTIREG
- a CDS encoding MerR family transcriptional regulator translates to MRVATGVKVKGEMLIGQLSELTGASARSLRYYEEKGLLASARTHAGYRVYGAAAPAQVRRIRGLLDAGFDTEAIRVILPCARDERTVELCPTVEATMRAALSRIDADLDELARRRAAVSALLE
- a CDS encoding alpha/beta fold hydrolase, translated to MYSDDASAILSETHYEIVDDGRPGPVVALAHGAGGGVRENFGPLIDGVSDRRFVGPYWPGSGGTPRTDRPLEIDELADAVVAAAVDAGAERFPVVGLSLGAAIAVTAALRHPEHVSALVLTVGLACADFRVRTATDTIGALAAAGAWDALAAYVLGAASSETTLRALTDEQLERARVEVRDGMPAGAPDQMEVAGRVDVTGLLPRVSVPTLVAVSGGDRLVPVDIGRRFAEIPGARLVEYPDAGHVFTPAEAAVWTADVAEFLRALA
- a CDS encoding cysteine hydrolase family protein, with product MSTAVLALHWQVNVIEPEGFFGPMLAAPVAESGVVDRAAAFHDLALAAGVPVIFTRFTVPEDEGELVRNTGFMQAVAEAQESFRPHSDGARIIAAMADQPTAVYDNQRLSGLAGPATGWLAEHGVDTLYITGVATNLTVEQTARHATDLGLVVHVVADCVAAADPAVHAASLANLDLTTAGRVTAEEAAAHFAAG
- a CDS encoding PPOX class F420-dependent oxidoreductase, which encodes MAPTEFDPRALIAATRIGVLATLRASGMPQLSPVTAVYDAEGDRILVSMTAGRAKEANLRRDPRAAVEFTSPDGYTWATAEGTAELIGPGTDPDGPEVDALVDYYRRGAGEHPDWDEYRAVMVADRRVLLVLTITHAYGAKLR
- a CDS encoding DUF1330 domain-containing protein produces the protein MAKAYWIAFYQEIKDPEKMAAYAAIGGPAIIEGGGRFIVRGQAAVAYEAGTVERTTVIEFDSLEQAVATHDSPAYQEALAALGDGAVREIRICEGA
- a CDS encoding precorrin-2 C(20)-methyltransferase; translated protein: MSSNDSRLGRGVLYGVGVGPGDPELVTVKAARLIAEADVVAYHSARHGRSNARACAAPYLREEQTEIRLMYPVTTETTDHPGGYRGALDDFYTEAAEQLAEHLSAGRTVALLAEGDPMFYSSYMHMHKRLRDRFECIVVPGVTSVSAAAAATGVPLVEADEILTVLPGTLPATELRRRLGDTDAAAIMKLGRTFPTVRGALRDADRDDAAWYVERASRADERVLAVGDVSAEDVPYFATVLVPGRINAPTPQSGGRGEVVVVGLGPGDEAWTTPEVRHELAEATDIVGYQTYTDRVRPRPGQRVHPSDNRVEAERARHALELAAAGARVAVVSSGDPGVFAMASAVAEVAADPAFHAVPVRVLPGMTAANAVASRVGAPLGHDYAVLSLSDYLKPWEVIEQRLRAVAAADLALAVYNPASKTRREQLVRMREVLLEERSPETVVIVGRAVGSPEESLTVTTLGALDPEQVDMRCLLIVGSSRTEITERSGGRIVHTPRRY
- a CDS encoding precorrin-8X methylmutase, whose amino-acid sequence is MHDYLTDGAEIYRRSFATIRAEADLSTLAADAETVAVRMIHAAGQTDLDRDIRVSDGAVAAGRAALRAGAPILTDANMVAQGVTRARLPADNDVLCLLRDPRVPALAAEIGNTRSAAALELWGERLAGAVVAIGNAPTALFHLLDLLAVGAPRPAVIVGIPVGFIGAAESKDALVAEAAELGVEYITVLGRRGGSAITAAALNALAREEEL
- a CDS encoding precorrin-3B synthase codes for the protein MRVRLPGGAVEPAQLNVLAELADGEPLELTSRGNLQLRGVDDLDTVRERLADAGLLPSVTHERVRNIVASPFSGELRGTAAALDRALVARAGLAALPGRFLFALDDGAGDVAALAADAEIRSGVLHLDGFPTDAPGTVEALLDAAQAFLDLRGDEWRVRDLPDGAARIAAALGGAVTGPRTVPAPPSPPPVGWFDRPDGTVTLGMGVPLGRLDSRTAQFVAAADHPITVTPWRTLHVHGLDEGVAETVVRVFAPLGLIFDANSPLLRVSACVGDHGCARAQGDSLGYAEELAGDIDEDERVHVVACERGCGAPPGEHRRVVVTDEPAE
- a CDS encoding beta-ketoacyl-ACP synthase III is translated as MTAPARIAPPAPAEQSNVSYLGIGAYRPRRVVPNSEIVDKIDSSDEWIKTRSGIESRHFAEDDETILAMSVKAAERAVKASGIDPEQIDCVISATNTRLELGPSLAPQIAKELGRVGIPAFDITAGCSGFTTAAAVGTDLIRAGTAKYVVVVGVERLSDLISPEDRTCAFIFADGAGAAVLGPSEEVGISQVSWGADGDFTTAIFQDKDFGTYFDEVHAFRDDTSTEAPVRPFLRMEGRKVFRWAATALLPACQEALKLAGLTSKDIDVFVPHQANLRITQVLIKALELRDDCVVAEDIVTTGNTSAASIPLAVEELLRTGKAKPGQTALVMAFGSGLAYAGHVITLPPVHFED
- a CDS encoding TetR/AcrR family transcriptional regulator, producing the protein MPAAPKPRPRPRVRLVNTALNLVGRHGFADAGLAELTAQSQASKNSLYQYFPGGKAELVEASTSLAGRRLLRYIDAATSKGEPHEWIGRFIELWKRVLVRSEFQVGCPLLAAALADGAPRVQDAATAAYTECERRFAAALVDYGVDERGAMIFASVFMSSIEGAVARARAARDIYPLTDVYLSMTALLDLTMAAPDVVRGATVAE
- a CDS encoding FAS1-like dehydratase domain-containing protein, whose protein sequence is MTVAGYTHWMDDCYTVDSESLRAYGRATRSPHVPYAGSRVVPKDTPVPPLIVADPVFKVAARLLSEQIEGFNVGRLLHVSQTVRQVEPIRIGDVASLGARIAERVTRAGIDLFTVDCVVQVDDEVRIETSSVVAYAGGDTDTSAVDAAAPGIVMHGAVS